From the Thermococcus guaymasensis DSM 11113 genome, one window contains:
- the radB gene encoding DNA repair and recombination protein RadB, with amino-acid sequence MLSTGVKSLDELLGGGFGEGVLTQIYGPYATGKTTLAVQAGLLSGGKVAYVDTEGGFSPERLSQMAIARGLDPKEALSRFILFTPGDIREQRRTIGSLKKLITPDFSLVVVDSITAHYRAEDDWRSLTSELGKQLQVLLWIARKHRIPVLVINQVHFDARAERTRPVAEQTLGYRCKDILRLDKLPTPGKRVAILERHRFRPEGGMVYFRITERGIEDVVE; translated from the coding sequence ATGCTCAGCACCGGGGTAAAATCGCTTGACGAACTGCTCGGCGGCGGTTTCGGCGAGGGCGTCCTGACTCAGATTTACGGCCCCTATGCCACGGGTAAGACGACCCTCGCCGTCCAAGCCGGCCTTCTAAGTGGAGGAAAGGTTGCCTACGTTGACACGGAGGGCGGCTTTTCTCCTGAAAGGCTGTCCCAGATGGCCATTGCTAGGGGCCTTGACCCAAAGGAGGCCCTTTCACGCTTCATTCTCTTCACACCCGGCGACATCAGGGAGCAGAGGAGAACCATAGGCTCGCTCAAAAAGCTGATCACGCCCGATTTCAGCCTCGTAGTTGTTGATTCAATAACCGCTCACTATCGGGCCGAGGATGACTGGCGCTCCCTCACCTCCGAGCTCGGTAAACAGCTCCAGGTTCTCCTCTGGATAGCGAGGAAGCACCGAATTCCCGTTCTCGTGATCAACCAGGTGCACTTCGATGCACGGGCGGAGAGAACGAGGCCGGTCGCCGAGCAGACCCTTGGCTACCGCTGCAAGGACATCCTCCGCCTTGATAAGCTCCCAACTCCTGGGAAGAGGGTAGCAATTCTCGAAAGGCACCGCTTCAGGCCGGAGGGTGGCATGGTTTACTTCCGGATCACAGAGAGAGGGATAGAGGACGTTGTTGAATAA
- a CDS encoding ATP-binding protein codes for MFYDRERELEKLEEVYSFPGSSFLVLYGRRRVGKTTLVREFLKDKPGLYFFVSEKDEALLLDEYSREIEERLSEYLPSYLKPKFGSLEELVEFLLDFSRERKLVVVFDEFQNFRAVKPSFFSSLQKLWDEKKDTSNLMLIAVGSYVGMIKRLFMDSKESLFGRVDEWMKLRPFDFWTSFTFVRSLVDIPPRDFVELYSALGGMPRYLLYIPRYYKGNSIETLKALFFDEFAPLREEGLNILKLEFGRFYRAHFSILEAVSLGHVTPKEISDKTGMKLLTVGKYLSELTNHYEYLTREVPVTENPLKTRKVAYRISDEFFSFWFRFVYHNYTALEEDPERVFERFKAEFPAFVGKTYERIALGFVRHLRLGFKPERVGRWWHKKEEIDVVAYDRDNVALFEVKWSDLSLRDSRKVLKALEKKAKLLPLRGNYRFGIIARGLEGKEELRKEGFLAFDLIDIIQQRPLSLSL; via the coding sequence ATGTTTTACGACAGGGAGCGCGAGCTTGAAAAGCTGGAGGAAGTTTACTCGTTTCCGGGTTCGAGCTTTTTAGTGCTCTACGGCAGGAGGAGGGTTGGAAAGACAACTCTCGTCAGGGAATTTTTGAAGGACAAACCGGGCCTTTACTTCTTCGTCAGTGAGAAGGACGAGGCTCTGCTCCTCGATGAGTATTCGCGAGAAATCGAGGAAAGACTTTCTGAGTATCTCCCCTCCTACTTGAAGCCCAAGTTCGGCTCCCTTGAGGAGCTCGTGGAGTTTTTGCTCGACTTCTCGCGCGAGAGAAAGCTCGTGGTTGTCTTCGACGAGTTTCAAAACTTCAGAGCGGTTAAGCCCTCGTTCTTTTCCTCGCTCCAGAAGCTCTGGGACGAGAAAAAGGATACCTCAAACCTCATGCTCATTGCCGTTGGTTCGTACGTTGGCATGATTAAGCGCCTCTTCATGGACAGCAAAGAGTCCCTCTTCGGTAGAGTGGATGAGTGGATGAAGCTCAGGCCCTTTGACTTCTGGACTTCATTCACCTTCGTGCGCTCTCTTGTTGATATCCCGCCTAGGGACTTCGTTGAGCTGTATTCAGCGTTAGGCGGAATGCCGAGGTACCTCCTCTACATTCCTCGCTACTACAAAGGAAACTCTATTGAAACCCTAAAGGCCCTCTTTTTCGACGAGTTCGCCCCGCTAAGGGAGGAAGGCTTGAACATCCTCAAACTGGAGTTTGGCCGGTTTTACCGTGCCCATTTCTCGATCCTCGAAGCGGTCAGTCTCGGCCACGTCACTCCCAAGGAAATCAGCGATAAAACTGGCATGAAGCTCCTTACCGTCGGCAAGTACCTCAGCGAGCTGACTAACCACTACGAGTACCTGACGAGGGAAGTACCCGTTACCGAAAACCCGTTGAAAACGAGAAAAGTGGCGTATCGGATAAGCGACGAGTTCTTCAGCTTCTGGTTCCGGTTTGTTTATCACAACTACACCGCCCTCGAAGAGGATCCGGAGAGGGTCTTCGAGCGCTTTAAAGCGGAGTTCCCTGCATTCGTAGGAAAAACTTATGAGAGAATAGCGCTGGGGTTTGTGAGACACCTCCGCCTCGGCTTCAAGCCCGAACGCGTTGGCCGCTGGTGGCACAAGAAGGAAGAAATAGACGTGGTGGCGTACGACAGAGACAATGTTGCCCTCTTCGAGGTCAAGTGGAGTGACTTAAGCTTGCGAGACTCCAGAAAAGTCTTAAAGGCTCTTGAAAAGAAGGCAAAGCTCCTTCCACTAAGAGGAAACTATCGCTTCGGGATTATAGCGAGAGGGCTTGAAGGAAAAGAGGAGCTGAGGAAAGAGGGCTTTCTGGCCTTTGATCTCATTGATATTATTCAACAACGTCCTCTATCCCTCTCTCTGTGA
- a CDS encoding AbrB/MazE/SpoVT family DNA-binding domain-containing protein has product MSLTKVTRNYQITIPSDIRKKLGIKVGDVLVVDVEDGKIVIKKSDLELPLLPGGKGLTVEEIEKKVLKGIGEEE; this is encoded by the coding sequence ATGAGCCTGACAAAGGTAACTAGGAACTATCAGATTACTATACCAAGCGACATTAGGAAAAAGCTCGGGATTAAGGTTGGGGATGTACTCGTAGTTGATGTGGAGGATGGGAAGATAGTCATCAAAAAGAGCGATCTTGAGCTCCCACTGCTTCCCGGGGGAAAGGGGCTAACCGTTGAAGAAATCGAGAAGAAGGTTCTCAAGGGCATTGGTGAAGAAGAATGA
- a CDS encoding PIN domain-containing protein, which translates to MTVIDTNVLVYAVLRDSEFNEGARRLLASLERWVVPSIVLYELYWFFREEGYGGEEINAVISSILRSPRTKVVGDGGKYTKRALELTKNPKRFNDMVILATAQDFGRLATYDKKLRRDAERLGIDLLP; encoded by the coding sequence ATGACCGTCATAGACACCAACGTCCTCGTCTATGCCGTACTGAGGGATTCTGAGTTTAACGAAGGGGCGAGGAGACTGCTAGCGTCCTTGGAGCGGTGGGTCGTGCCGAGCATAGTCCTCTATGAACTCTACTGGTTTTTCAGGGAGGAGGGCTACGGAGGGGAGGAAATAAACGCCGTAATATCCTCAATCTTGAGGAGCCCAAGAACGAAGGTAGTGGGCGACGGTGGGAAGTACACAAAACGCGCGCTCGAACTGACCAAAAATCCCAAACGCTTTAACGACATGGTAATACTCGCAACCGCCCAGGACTTCGGTAGGCTCGCCACGTACGATAAAAAGTTAAGAAGGGATGCGGAGAGACTCGGGATAGACCTGCTGCCCTAA
- a CDS encoding DUF402 domain-containing protein produces the protein MSTDTGVSVRVRGIYSTALTKLFLDRGFRISQPSQKIAERLGIEKTYDEFDVDIYDKRDHHGVILVGNEVEKVKEVFEEEFIDVLFRKLPYQLYGIYKGLVIKRDERYVYVDIGNAIGTIPVEEGRNLHEGDEVLVQVKKHNLLPHLSTMLTIPGDYAVLIPKPVGVQRHVKISRKIRDSSERERLRILGLSIDMGEWGILWRTAAAYKDWNTLRDEIIRLSKIADRLKEAEKKSAPEQIVEGRNIYEVELGGGAKRKLDEIRNKVIPTIDGHHMLKAYDVEFSFAVEIAEGILAKVPGQRIKVNQGFWEALLDSKGPKKGWLFFLEHNKPDGQRYKLGPGEIVEVTFNPLRITLRRNLKPGKFYDGLDLPIEFGDYAITEIEAGKWWFVHRYYDRNGNLKGEYYNINTPVEIYPDRARYIDLEVDIVKWPDGEKEIIDKDKLREHYEDGIIGEKLYKAVLRITQEVYERI, from the coding sequence GTGTCTACAGACACAGGAGTTTCAGTTCGGGTTAGGGGGATATACAGCACGGCCCTGACGAAACTCTTCCTCGACAGGGGGTTTAGGATCAGCCAGCCCAGCCAGAAGATAGCCGAAAGGCTCGGGATCGAGAAGACCTACGACGAGTTCGACGTGGACATCTACGACAAGAGGGATCACCATGGGGTGATTCTCGTCGGTAACGAGGTTGAGAAAGTTAAGGAAGTTTTTGAGGAGGAGTTTATAGACGTCCTCTTCCGGAAGCTTCCGTATCAGCTCTACGGCATTTACAAGGGGCTTGTTATAAAGAGGGACGAACGCTACGTCTACGTCGATATAGGGAACGCGATAGGCACGATTCCCGTGGAGGAGGGGAGAAACCTTCACGAGGGCGACGAGGTTCTAGTCCAGGTCAAGAAGCACAACCTCCTTCCCCATCTGAGCACGATGCTGACGATCCCCGGTGATTACGCTGTGCTAATACCGAAACCCGTCGGCGTTCAGAGGCACGTCAAGATTTCCCGGAAGATACGGGACAGCTCTGAAAGGGAAAGGCTCAGAATACTCGGCCTGAGCATAGACATGGGTGAGTGGGGAATCCTCTGGAGGACTGCCGCCGCTTACAAGGACTGGAACACCCTAAGGGACGAAATAATACGCCTCTCCAAGATCGCCGACAGGCTCAAGGAGGCCGAGAAAAAATCCGCTCCGGAGCAGATCGTGGAGGGTAGGAACATATACGAGGTTGAATTAGGAGGGGGAGCAAAGAGGAAGCTCGATGAGATCAGGAACAAAGTGATCCCGACGATCGACGGGCACCACATGCTCAAGGCCTACGACGTGGAGTTCAGCTTTGCCGTTGAGATAGCCGAAGGGATCCTCGCGAAGGTGCCCGGCCAGAGAATTAAGGTCAATCAGGGCTTCTGGGAGGCTTTGCTCGACTCAAAGGGGCCAAAGAAGGGATGGCTCTTCTTCCTCGAACACAACAAGCCGGACGGCCAGAGGTACAAACTCGGACCGGGGGAGATAGTTGAGGTAACGTTCAACCCCCTCAGGATAACCCTAAGGAGAAACCTCAAACCCGGCAAGTTCTACGACGGCCTCGACCTCCCGATAGAGTTCGGAGACTACGCCATAACTGAGATCGAGGCCGGCAAGTGGTGGTTCGTTCACCGCTACTACGACAGGAACGGCAACCTGAAGGGCGAGTACTACAACATCAACACACCGGTGGAGATCTACCCAGACAGGGCCCGCTACATAGACCTTGAGGTTGACATCGTTAAGTGGCCAGACGGGGAGAAGGAGATAATAGATAAAGACAAGCTCAGGGAACACTACGAGGACGGGATTATCGGCGAGAAGCTATACAAGGCTGTTCTGAGGATCACTCAGGAAGTTTACGAGAGGATTTAG
- the moaA gene encoding GTP 3',8-cyclase MoaA: MTLYDRFGRPVTNLRISLTQKCNFRCFFCHREGQRFLAKNEMTPEEIERIVRIASRLGIRKVKLTGGEPTVREDILEIVRRIKPYVIDLSMTTNGSRLKELAKPLAKAGLDRVNVSLHSLNPEVYRRITGVDMLEIVLEGIEEAVKYLSPVKLNMTVMRGLNDGEIWDMVEFAAKTGTILQLIELEAPREMTETGFFRKYFYPLKPIEGELEKRAVEIRERRMHRRKKYFVPTDYGTAEVEVVRAMHNTVFCANCTRLRVTSDGKFKTCLLRNDDLIDFLTAMRNGASDEEIAEILHKAVLMREPYWK; the protein is encoded by the coding sequence ATGACTCTCTACGACCGCTTCGGCAGGCCAGTGACCAACCTCAGGATCTCGCTCACACAGAAGTGCAACTTCCGCTGTTTCTTCTGCCACCGCGAGGGCCAGCGGTTTTTAGCCAAAAACGAGATGACGCCCGAGGAGATAGAGAGAATCGTTAGAATAGCCTCTCGCCTTGGAATAAGGAAGGTCAAGCTGACGGGTGGTGAGCCAACGGTCAGAGAGGACATCCTCGAAATCGTCCGCAGAATAAAGCCCTACGTGATTGACCTGAGCATGACGACCAACGGAAGCCGCTTGAAGGAGCTTGCAAAGCCCCTCGCAAAAGCCGGCCTCGACAGGGTGAACGTCTCTCTCCACAGCCTCAACCCAGAGGTTTACCGCAGGATTACCGGCGTTGACATGCTGGAAATCGTTCTGGAGGGCATAGAGGAGGCCGTGAAATACCTCAGCCCGGTCAAGCTCAACATGACCGTTATGAGGGGCCTCAACGACGGTGAGATATGGGACATGGTCGAGTTTGCCGCCAAGACTGGAACGATACTCCAGCTCATCGAGCTCGAAGCGCCGAGGGAGATGACCGAGACGGGCTTCTTCAGAAAATACTTCTACCCGCTCAAGCCCATCGAGGGGGAGCTCGAAAAGCGCGCCGTTGAGATCCGCGAAAGGCGCATGCACAGGCGGAAGAAGTACTTCGTCCCCACCGACTACGGCACTGCAGAGGTGGAAGTGGTACGGGCGATGCACAACACGGTCTTCTGCGCCAACTGCACCCGCCTGAGGGTCACATCAGACGGCAAGTTTAAGACCTGCTTACTGAGGAATGATGATTTGATAGACTTCCTCACGGCCATGCGGAACGGTGCAAGCGATGAAGAAATCGCGGAGATACTTCACAAAGCCGTCCTGATGAGGGAGCCTTACTGGAAGTGA